The following are encoded together in the Scomber japonicus isolate fScoJap1 chromosome 20, fScoJap1.pri, whole genome shotgun sequence genome:
- the gjz1 gene encoding LOW QUALITY PROTEIN: uncharacterized protein gjz1 (The sequence of the model RefSeq protein was modified relative to this genomic sequence to represent the inferred CDS: inserted 6 bases in 4 codons; substituted 1 base at 1 genomic stop codon), producing MAAIVTXLIPIQWMAVDATTTYKCLSLXFGLLRVCLVMPFTKVEMEFSCNGTRNSTCTPACFNKYFXQPMMLAWNFIYVLLTLPALXSLAPKGGFQMEIDGELEAQAVCTDTRCKTVIDLHRDRVTVGFYLLSITLCILVEAWFXYVLLPWNLPVFNNGLYKCSTDICSELHICVVRAAPVKGMSNYALASISCMIIVCSVSFCSIHLQLLNTDTFLLCNIPMWS from the exons ATGGCAGCCATAGTAA GTCTCATACCCATCCAGTGGATGGCAGTGGATGCCACCACCACCTACAAGTGCCTCTCCCTGTAGTTTGGCCTCCTGCGTGTCTGCCTGGTGATGCCATTTACCAAAGTGGAAATGGAATTTTCCTGCAATGGCACCAGGAACAGCACCTGCACCCCAGCCTGTTTTAACAAATATT CACAGCCTATGATGCTGGCCTGGAACTTCATCTATGTCCTGCTTACCCTCCCTGCCCT TTCCCTGGCCCCGAAGGGGGGCTTCCAAATGGAGATTGATGGTGAGCTGGAGGCTCAGGCTGTGTGCACAGACACCAGGTGCAAGACAGTCATAGATCTCCACAGAGATAGAGTCACAGTgggcttctacctgctgagcaTCACTCTGTGTATTCTGGTTGAAGCCTGGTT GTATGTTCTGCTTCCATGGAACCTACCCGTATTTAACAATGGTCTATATAAATGCTCAACAGACATCTGCTCTGAGTTACATATTTGCGTTGTCAGGGCCGCACCAGTGAAAGGCATGTCTAATTATGCTCTGGCTTCCATCTCTTGCATGATTATTGTTTGTTCAGTCTCATTTTGCTCAATACATTTGCAACTTTTAAACACTGACACTTTTCTTCTCTGCAATATTCCAATGTGGTCTTAA
- the znf646 gene encoding zinc finger protein 646: MAVQDPGRTTGFPCKQCGFVCPNMPSLLEHMDSHLELEEERKFKCDECGRGYRHAGSLANHKKTHDVGSFECDICGKENSNALALKSHLRSHTSQKKYSCAECGKAFRLATQLATHERVHLTRRVKEQSYRKVDMENDTHENIHDIDIENNHPHHLNDESASVGISTEDGLAEAQSETSEDTANRPFRCDLCDKSYIHHRSLTNHKKTHQVGMFECTVCFKLFNNMAALYSHQRTHKSRSGADPNSVGGSYTAPSLDQFSPQSQDAPVNFCHLCQVLFPNDEEFQEHIQMHNSSSVPFGLQDSLSENHNISYDNSIASPESNFYASPINNVPSVSSVDNHGGFDQPQEQIRSNGHVYSDCSNNQTPSSNSTQGEPPIIDMNILNPNLTHTQNTDDANKTEETTTVDSDERPFKCQICGKSYRHSGSLINHKRSHQVGIYQCSICRKSYPHLAALKSHLRLHKAPSSSFSLTNEGDWLSSEPLTLDNQQACFSSQMEEEEEEEDGTHLALGIDQENGVDHSNGALYHEQFNQDFSQDMTVHLPHNEHLMQRHMCADCGETFADIAGIKSHSCPLLQQQHDTTSSDYDSSINFQDSNGHCAIGNPASNVEFHGLNGSHDQSFFEQSFHENISNDQLNGGGEADNADEEDDDGDLYQCSICGNSYTSMRALRSHLRGHTQSHGTPASSGPSSMSSHEEVKDDEPGEMIICSTCGESFANRQDLIPHQLLHNLEQVENDSHLHMNDSTGSGSKEEAQSIICGSCGIFCTSYHHLENHGCTAGRKEEITNCKMEMKVNDVAQHEDTSQVRDTVDTEDRQYKCDQCGRSYRHAGSLLNHKKSHKTGVFRCLVCQKRFYNLLALKNHQRSHFDIKRHTCHECGKAFKIQKQLLNHLRRHKENQAKIQELNNQIQALMQMNGNKSDEGMQSSTENPSQAFTSPRRCRQLPVEKEAQTKSETSVKSEDTDDQRPFACDQCGRTYRHAGSLVNHKNSHKTGEYYCSVCNNTYSNQLALKNHLRTHFAYKKHFCQKCGKGFRGKKQLLAHVCTDLRKDGIAGRRGFRSRALKCKQCKQAFPSVDQLAAHTCDRPSGSSDAHTNMSPNKEERPFRCNICNRSYRHAGSLLNHKNTHKTGHFSCTICSKPFSNPMALRNHTRIHTQKKKYVCLTCGKAFRLASILHNHQKVHNRATSHFSCPSCGKSFQGRSGLKRHRCRRGQENSMRAGVLQSEKGDKCFMCDLCGRSYRHAGSLLNHKKTHSENLHHCTLCLQTFPDPLTLQIHTQMRRHCCPECGKTFCLVAHLQSHMEVHSKDRSVVCSFCQQSFPSAASYQQHHDMHHRAQGPYPQSMDETADNDFCWDSGINQTIGIDRIPKQVPPPLSHIPGSIADSQDNDSAGAEEKSHVCEHCGRTYRHAGSLLNHKNSHKTGSFFCSVCQKEFTNLMALKNHRRIHTEPKRYQCLECGKAFRVSTQLICHRRIHTKEKPFACLLCDKSFSSKSNLRHHQKMHQNTQSYDSSFSMDANTFMDLDMGSFL, translated from the exons ATGGCTGTGCAAGACCCTGGCAGGACAACAGGGTTTCCTTGCAAACAGTGTGGCTTCGTATGTCCCAATATGCCCAGTCTGCTTGAACACATGGATTCCCACCTTGAACTAGAGGAAGAACGcaagtttaaatgtgatgaatgtgGACGTGGTTACAGGCATGCCGGTAGCCTAGCTAACCACAAAAAGACACACGATGTGGGTTCCTTTGAGTGTGACATTTGTGGTAAAGAAAACTCTAATGCTTTGGCCCTGAAGAGTCATCTACGGAGTCACACCTCGCAGAAAAAGTATTCCTGTGCAGAATGTGGGAAGGCTTTTCGTCTGGCAACACAACTTGCTACACATGAGAGGGTTCATCTCACAAGGCGAGTAAAGGAGCAGTCTTACAGGAAAGTAGATATGGAGAATGACACACACGAAAATATacatgatattgatattgaaaaTAATCACCCGCATCACCTGAACGATGAGTCGGCCAGTGTTGGGATTTCGACAGAGGATGGCCTAGCTGAGGCACAATCTGAGACCTCTGAAGATACTGCAAATCGACCTTTCAgatgtgatttgtgtgacaaatCATACATACACCATCGAAGCCTGACCAATCATAAAAAGACTCACCAAGTTGGGATGTTTGAGTGCACAGTGTGTTTCAAACTGTTCAATAACATGGCTGCCCTCTACAGCCACCAGAGAACTCATAAGTCAAGAAGCGGGGCAGATCCCAATTCAGTGGGTGGGTCATACACAGCCCCATCACTGGACCAGTTTTCACCTCAGAGCCAGGATGCTCCAGTAAATTTTTGCCATTTGTGTCAGGTACTATTCCCTAATGATGAAGAGTTCCAGGAACACATCCAAATGCACAACTCCTCATCTGTGCCATTTGGGCTTCAAGACAGCTTGTCAGAGAACCATAATATTTCATACGACAACAGCATTGCTTCGCCTGAATCAAATTTTTATGCATCTCCTATAAATAATGTTCCTTCGGTGTCATCAGTAGATAATCATGGAGGGTTCGATCAGCCACAGGAGCAGATAAGAAGTAACGGTCATGTGTACTCAGACTGCTCCAATAATCAGACACCATCTTCCAACAGCACTCAGGGAGAACCTCCAATCATAGACATGAACATCCTCAATCCCAATCTgacgcacacacaaaacactgacGATGCAAACAAAACTGAAGAGACTACAACTGTAGATTCTGATGAGCGTCCCTTCAAGTGTCAGATCTGCGGTAAAAGCTACCGCCACTCTGGAAGCCTCATCAACCACAAAAGGTCACATCAGGTCGGGATTTACCAGTGTTCCATCTGCAGAAAGAGTTATCCTCACCTGGCAGCCCTCAAAAGTCATCTCCGCCTCCACAAAGCTCCGTCGTCATCTTTCAGCCTCACAAATGAGGGAGACTGGCTCTCCTCAGAGCCTCTGACTCTGGATAACCAGCAGGCCTGCTTCTCCTCCcaaatggaggaggaggaggaagaggaggacggcaCTCACCTTGCACTTGGTATCGATCAGGAGAATGGTGTTGACCACAGCAATGGAGCATTGTATCATGAGCAGTTTAATCAGGACTTTTCCCAAGACATGACTGTGCATCTACCTCACAACGAACACCTGATGCAGAGGCACATGTGTGCAGACTGTGGTGAGACATTTGCAGATATTGCCGGTATTAAGTCTCACAGTTGTCCACtgctacagcagcagcatgacACTACCAGCAGTGACTATGATAGTAGTATTAACTTCCAGGACAGCAATGGCCACTGTGCCATTGGAAATCCAGCGAGTAATGTAGAGTTTCATGGTCTGAACGGTAGCCATGACCAAAGTTTCTTTGAACAGAGTTTTCATGAAAATATTAGCAATGATCAGCTGAACGGTGGCGGAGAAGCTGATAAtgctgatgaggaggatgatgatggtgatctTTATCAGTGCTCTATATGTGGAAACAGCTACACCAGCATGAGGGCTCTCAGGAGCCATCTCCGAGGACACACACAGTCCCACGGCACTCCTGCAAGCTCAGGGCCTTCTTCCATGTCCTCCCATGAAGAGGTGAAAGACGATGAGCCGGGGGAGATGATTATCTGTAGTACATGTGGGGAAAGTTTTGCCAATAGGCAGGATTTGATTCCTCATCAGCTTCTACACAACTTGGAGCAGGTAGAGAACGATAGTCATTTACATATGAACGACAGCACCGGCTCTGGAAGCAAGGAGGAAGCACAGAGTATCATCTGTGGCAGCTGTGGCATCTTTTGCACCAGCTACCATCACCTTGAAAACCACGGCTGCACAGctgggaggaaagaggagataacaaactgtaaaatggaaatgaaagtaAATGACGTTGCCCAGCATGAAGACACGAGTCAAGTCAGAGACACTGTGGATACTGAAGATCGTCAGTACAAGTGTGATCAGTGTGGGCGGTCATACAGACACGCTGGCTCCCTCCTTAACCACAAAAAATCCCACAAAACGGGTGTATTCAGATGCCTCGTCTGCCAGAAACGCTTCTACAACCTGTTGGCCCTTAAAAACCATCAGAGGTCCCACTTTGATATTAAGAG ACATACTTGCCATGAGTGTGGGAAAGCCTTCAAAATTCAGAAGCAGCTATTGAACCACCTGAGAAGGCACAAAGAGAACCAAGCAAAAATCCAGGAACTCAACAACCAGATCCAGGCCCTCATGCAGATGAATGGGAACAAGTCAGATGAAGGAATGCAGTCCTCCACTGAAAATCCCAGTCAGGCTTTTACCTCACCCCGGCGCTGTAGGCAGTTGCCTGTAGAGAAGGAGGCGCAAACAAAATCTGAGACTTCAGTCAAATCAGAGGACACTGATGACCAACGACCTTTCGCTTGTGACCAGTGTGGGCGTACGTACCGCCACGCAGGAAGTCTGGTCAACCACAAAAACTCTCATAAAACAGGTGAATATTACTGCTCTGTTTGTAACAACACTTATTCCAATCAACTGGCATTGAAGAACCACTTGCGCACCCACTTTGCATATAAAAAGCACTTTTGCCAAAAATGTGGGAAAGGATTTAGGGGAAAGAAGCAGCTGTTAGCCCATGTCTGTACCGACCTCAGAAAGGACGGGATAGCAGGCAGGAGAGGCTTTAGGTCTAGAGCCTTAAAGTGTAAGCAATGTAAGCAGGCCTTTCCGTCTGTTGACCAACTGGCAGCTCATACTTGTGATAGACCTTCAGGCAGCAGTGACGCACATACAAACATGTCTCCAAATAAAGAAGAGCGCCCTTTCAGGTGCAACATATGTAATCGCAGCTACCGCCATGCAGGCAGCCTCCTGAACCACAAAAATACCCATAAGACCGGACACTTCAGTTGCACCATCTGCTCCAAGCCCTTCTCGAACCCCATGGCTCTACGCAATCACACTCGTATCCACACGCAGAAGAAGAAGTACGTGTGTCTCACGTGTGGGAAGGCCTTTCGCCTCGCCAGCATCCTACACAACCACCAGAAGGTCCACAACCGGGCGACGAGTCACTTCAGCTGTCCGTCATGTGGAAAGAGCTTCCAGGGCAGGTCTGGCCTGAAGCGACATCGCTGTCGGAGAGGTCAGGAGAACTCCATGAGAGCTGGAGTCTTGCAGTCAGAGAAGGGAGACAAGTGCTTCAT GTGTGACCTTTGCGGGCGCTCCTACCGCCATGCTGGCTCCCTCCTCAACCATAAAAAGACCCACTCCGAAAACCTCCACCACTGTACATTGTGTCTCCAGACATTTCCTGATCCTCTCACcctgcagatacacacacagatgagacgTCACTGCTGTCCAGAATGTGGAAAGACCTTCTGCCTGGTCGCACACCTTCAGAGCCACATGGAGGTGCACTCGAAGGACCGCTCTGTGGTGTGCAGCTTCTGCCAGCAGAGCTTTCCCAGCGCAGCCAGCTACCAGCAGCACCATGACATGCACCACAGGGCTCAGGGCCCCTATCCACAAAGCATGGATGAAACTGCAGATAACGACTTCTGCTGGGACTCAGGAATAAATCAGACCATAGGGATTGACAGGATTCCCAAGCAGGTTCCGCCACCTTTGTCCCACATTCCAGGAAGCATTGCTGATTCACAGGATAACGACTCGGCCGGCGCAGAGGAGAAGAGCCACGTCTGCGAGCACTGCGGCCGCACTTACCGCCATGCCGGCTCCCTCCTCAACCACAAGAACAGCCACAAGACGGGCTCCTTCTTCTGTTCCGTCTGCCAGAAAGAGTTCACCAACCTGATGGCCCTCAAGAACCACCGACGCATTCACACAGAGCCCAAGCGCTACCAATGCCTGGAGTGTGGGAAGGCGTTCCGCGTGTCCACTCAGCTCATATGTCACCGAAGAATCCACACCAAAGAGAAGCCCTTCGCCTGCCTGCTGTGCGACAAGAGCTTTTCCAGCAAGTCCAATCTGAGGCACCATCAGAAGATGCACCAGAACACCCAGTCCTACGACTCCTCTTTCAGCATGGATGCTAATACTTTCATGGACTTAGACATGGGGTCTTTCCTGTGA
- the znf668 gene encoding zinc finger protein 668: MTSPQPGSPPLAEQYTPAVQDEESQQEDEGVRDQPAKKRGRGRPPKAKLSFKCTLCTEAFRSLSALRSHKLSAHAKDRQQQHSCTQCTKTFSSKAQLSKHERTHSAQRPFQCPDCHKAYKTPTELRNHSRSHTGEKPFVCTECGKAFMQAICLRIHMTQHSGERPYSCRQCSKSYPTLSKLKVHMRSHTGEKPYFCAECGKSFADPSVFRKHRRNHQGHRPYACDECGKTYTELKDLKNHERSHTGEKPYLCSDCGKAFSRSSSLACHQRIHSQNKPYQCEQCGKGFTQLSSYQSHLRTHSGEKPFLCPQCGKMFSDPSSFRRHQRAHLGFKPYPCDKCSKRFRQPADLAVHERVHSGERPYKCQSCDKAFVASWDLRRHMLVHTGLRPFSCTECDKSFAERSSLNKHRRVHSGERPFKCEECLKSFVVSSSLRKHERTHLAEQSEQQQQQQQQQQQQQQQQQQQQTEAGSASGFTGHTTLPQFSCTQCDATFGTWDEVQAHENLHSIDSTPPTVTKIVPLGSHVCETCQAEFAQLAELQEHEKQHPKPRPHVCNSCGKGFLNKSGLRKHQKIHSTSKPHSCPHCGKAFLFAAYLRKHLRTHADVTPAPPLTDMNIIHTDPLPSPQPPSEVTPTTVEPSSISLTVPVTVPVTAFQTLPEYLVKEEGL; encoded by the coding sequence ATGACATCTCCCCAGCCTGGCAGCCCACCTCTTGCAGAGCAGTACACGCCTGCTGTACAGGATGAGGAGAGCCAACAAGAAGATGAGGGGGTGAGAGATCAGCCTGCTAAAAAACGAGGCAGAGGTCGGCCTCCAAAAGCCAAACTGTCATTCAAATGCACTTTGTGCACGGAGGCTTTCAGAAGTCTTTCAGCACTGCGGAGTCACAAGCTTTCAGCACATGCAAAAGACCGTCAGCAGCAACACTCATGTACTCAGTGTACTAAAACGTTCTCCAGCAAGGCTCAACTCTCCAAACATGAGCGCACGCACTCAGCCCAGCGCCCCTTTCAGTGTCCTGACTGTCACAAAGCTTACAAGACGCCAACAGAGCTACGCAACCATAGCCGCTCTCACACTGGGGAGAAACCTTTTGTGTGCACAGAGTGTGGAAAGGCCTTCATGCAGGCTATATGCCTGAGGATCCATATGACGCAGCATAGTGGAGAGCGTCCGTACTCTTGTCGTCAGTGCTCCAAGAGCTACCCCACGCTGTCTAAACTGAAGGTGCACATGCGCTctcacactggagaaaagccgTACTTCTGTGCTGAGTGTGGTAAGAGTTTTGCTGACCCTTCTGTGTTCAGAAAACACAGAAGGAACCACCAGGGCCATCGTCCGTACGCCTGCGATGAATGTGGGAAAACGTACACAGAGCTAAAAGACCTGAAAAACCACGAGCGCTcccacactggagagaaaccatACTTGTGCTCAGACTGCGGCAAGGCCTTCTCCCGCTCCTCTTCTCTGGCCTGCCATCAGCGCATTCACTCACAGAATAAACCCTACCAGTGCGAGCAGTGTGGTAAAGGTTTCACCCAGCTGTCCTCCTACCAGTCTCATCTCCGCACTCACTCCGGTGAGAAGCCGTTCCTCTGTCCGCAGTGTGGCAAGATGTTTTCTGATCCTTCCAGTTTCCGTCGCCACCAGCGAGCTCACCTGGGTTTCAAGCCCTACCCTTGCGATAAGTGCTCCAAGAGGTTCCGGCAGCCGGCTGATCTGGCCGTGCACGAACGTGTTCACTCTGGAGAGCGGCCTTACAAATGTCAGAGCTGCGACAAGGCTTTCGTAGCATCCTGGGATCTGCGGCGCCACATGCTTGTCCACACGGGTCTTCGGCCCTTTTCGTGCACCGAGTGCGACAAATCATTCGCAGAGCGCTCCAGCCTCAACAAGCACCGTCGTGTGCACTCTGGAGAGCGGCCATTCAAATGTGAGGAGTGTTTGAAGTCATTCGTTGTATCGTCAAGCCTGCGCAAACACGAGAGAACTCACCTGGCTGAACaatctgagcagcagcagcaacaacaacaacaacaacaacaacagcaacaacaacaacaacaacagcagacagAGGCTGGGTCAGCTTCAGGCTTTACTGGCCACACAACTCTGCCTCAGTTCTCCTGTACTCAATGTGATGCTACATTTGGAACCTGGGATGAAGTTCAGGCCCATGAAAATCTTCACTCCATTGACTCCACTCCTCCAACTGTTACAAAAATTGTGCCCCTGGGCTCGCATGTATGTGAAACCTGCCAGGCAGAGTTTGCACAGCTGGCAGAGTTACAGGAGCACGAGAAGCAGCATCCCAAGCCGAGGCCCCACGTCTGCAACAGCTGCGGTAAAGGCTTCCTCAACAAATCTGGACTGCGTAAACACCAGAAGATCCACTCCACCAGCAAACCTCACAGCTGCCCCCACTGTGGCAAAGCTTTTCTGTTTGCTGCCTATCTTCGCAAGCACTTACGGACTCATGCAGACGTTACCCCGGCCCCTCCACTCACTGACATGAACATCATTCATACTGACCCGCTCCCCTCTCCTCAACCCCCCAGTGAGGTTACCCCCACCACTGTTGAACCCAGCAGCATATCCCTGACGGTTCCAGTAACTGTACCTGTGACTGCTTTTCAGACTCTGCCGGAGTATTTGGTCAAGGAAGAAGGACTTTAA